The Nitrospira sp. genome window below encodes:
- a CDS encoding citrate synthase produces the protein MTKPTSLYEFSPGLAGVPAAKSSISYVDGQAGLLEYRGIRIADLTAHSTFLEASFLLLFGHLPTPDELHRFSQDISHHRRIKYRMTDLIKCLPDQGHPMDALQAAVAALGMYYPARQVLDPEVQYWSVVRLIAKVPTIIAAYHRLRRGDHEVHPRDDVYHASNFLYMLTEKVPHPSLAKALDTCLILHAEHTMNASTFSGMVTASTLADPYSVVASAIGTLKGPLHGGATEEVVHMLEEIGSREQVRTYLEKKLAAKQKLMGFGHRIYKVKDPRATILQKVARSLAEDCGSSPLLDLAEEVERVGEELLHAKGIHPNVDFYSGVLYKTMGIDPDFFTTIFAMARVSGWLAHWLEQIKDNKLFRPDQIYDGSHGLVYVPIDRRVRGV, from the coding sequence ATGACGAAACCGACCAGCTTGTACGAATTTTCACCGGGACTAGCCGGCGTTCCTGCAGCCAAATCGTCGATCAGTTATGTGGACGGCCAGGCCGGCTTGTTGGAGTACCGCGGTATTCGCATCGCAGACCTGACCGCTCACAGCACGTTCCTGGAAGCGTCGTTTCTCCTCTTGTTCGGTCATTTGCCCACTCCGGACGAACTCCACCGGTTTTCACAAGACATTAGTCACCACCGACGCATCAAGTACAGGATGACGGATCTCATCAAGTGTCTTCCGGATCAAGGGCATCCGATGGACGCGTTGCAGGCGGCTGTGGCAGCACTGGGCATGTATTACCCGGCCCGACAGGTCTTAGACCCAGAGGTTCAATATTGGTCGGTCGTGCGCCTGATCGCCAAGGTCCCGACCATCATTGCCGCCTATCACCGGCTCAGACGTGGAGATCATGAGGTTCATCCCCGGGACGATGTCTACCACGCGAGCAACTTTCTCTACATGTTGACGGAAAAGGTTCCGCATCCCTCCTTGGCGAAAGCGCTGGACACCTGCCTCATTCTCCACGCAGAACATACTATGAACGCCTCCACCTTCAGCGGCATGGTGACGGCCTCAACCTTAGCTGACCCCTACAGCGTCGTCGCCTCCGCCATCGGGACTCTCAAGGGTCCTCTCCATGGAGGGGCCACGGAAGAGGTCGTGCACATGCTGGAGGAAATCGGCTCGCGCGAGCAGGTCCGAACCTATCTTGAGAAAAAGCTGGCCGCTAAGCAGAAACTGATGGGGTTCGGCCATCGTATCTATAAGGTTAAGGATCCCAGGGCTACCATCCTTCAGAAGGTGGCCAGAAGCCTCGCCGAAGACTGCGGATCGTCTCCGCTCTTGGATCTCGCCGAAGAAGTTGAACGAGTGGGAGAGGAACTGCTCCACGCAAAGGGCATCCACCCCAATGTCGATTTCTACTCAGGAGTGCTTTACAAGACCATGGGCATTGATCCTGACTTCTTCACCACCATATTTGCGATGGCCCGGGTGTCAGGGTGGTTGGCTCATTGGCTGGAACAGATCAAGGACAATAAGCTCTTTCGACCGGACCAGATTTATGACGGATCGCATGGCCTTGTCTATGTCCCCATCGATCGTCGCGTGAGGGGAGTATAG
- a CDS encoding cupredoxin domain-containing protein → MRIHIPFLCASVGMMALFGTTLTPITTEAQSKTQGSREQRIEIVIEDRTFFLAKGGPIQIGTPLEIVVENRDNVRHGFASSMLTGLLVSGEDDQIVTYGKGVEGFYVNPGKTLVIRFTTERPGSFSFHCDIHERMKGELYVLEIPTA, encoded by the coding sequence ATGAGAATCCATATTCCCTTCCTTTGTGCATCTGTCGGCATGATGGCGCTCTTCGGAACGACCCTAACACCAATCACGACAGAGGCCCAATCCAAGACCCAAGGAAGCCGCGAGCAACGGATTGAGATTGTCATTGAGGATCGTACCTTCTTTCTAGCCAAAGGCGGCCCCATTCAGATAGGGACGCCCCTCGAGATTGTCGTGGAGAATCGTGACAATGTCCGCCACGGCTTTGCGTCATCGATGCTGACCGGGCTCCTCGTCTCCGGGGAAGACGATCAGATCGTGACGTATGGGAAAGGCGTGGAAGGGTTTTACGTGAATCCTGGGAAGACTCTGGTGATACGGTTCACCACTGAAAGGCCGGGGAGCTTCTCTTTTCACTGTGATATCCACGAGCGCATGAAGGGGGAATTATATGTGCTGGAGATCCCCACGGCATAG
- a CDS encoding CBS domain-containing protein, with protein MARTIASKIVRRVATIDENKSVLDAAELMTEEFIGSVVVTNTSGIRGLFTERELMMNVVGRGKDSEKLKIKDVMTRDPIRVSPKDTAGRCLDLMKEHRCRHLLVFEGDEFVGIVSLRDLVTLMIDEKEELIQQLERYIAS; from the coding sequence GTGGCCAGAACTATCGCGTCGAAAATCGTGCGGCGAGTCGCCACCATCGATGAGAACAAATCCGTTCTCGACGCGGCCGAACTCATGACCGAGGAATTCATTGGTTCCGTGGTTGTCACGAATACTTCGGGGATTCGAGGTCTGTTCACGGAACGTGAGCTGATGATGAACGTAGTCGGTAGGGGGAAAGACTCGGAAAAGCTCAAAATAAAGGATGTGATGACCAGAGACCCGATCAGGGTCAGTCCGAAGGATACGGCCGGTCGCTGTTTGGACCTGATGAAGGAACACAGATGTCGGCACCTTTTGGTGTTCGAGGGAGACGAGTTCGTCGGCATCGTTTCACTCCGAGACCTGGTGACGCTGATGATCGATGAGAAGGAAGAGCTGATTCAACAGCTGGAACGATACATCGCTTCCTGA
- a CDS encoding CBS domain-containing protein yields the protein MRAAEHFVNAHDPKTLTVRQVMENDVYTVGPDTKGIAIAETMTDQNFGAVPVVEKDFTLVGLVSEFDLLRVMEEGKDLRQTTAEEIMTRNVVTATEEMLVTDLTRLLQERHLIRAPVVRGKILVGIASRRDVVFGYLKATAKYWWPGKGGSG from the coding sequence ATGAGAGCCGCAGAACATTTTGTGAACGCGCATGATCCAAAGACATTGACCGTTCGACAAGTGATGGAAAATGACGTGTATACAGTGGGCCCTGATACCAAAGGGATCGCCATCGCGGAAACCATGACCGACCAGAACTTTGGAGCCGTGCCCGTCGTGGAAAAGGATTTCACGCTCGTCGGTCTCGTGTCCGAATTCGACCTGTTACGAGTCATGGAGGAGGGGAAAGACCTTCGTCAAACCACAGCGGAGGAGATCATGACCAGAAATGTTGTCACGGCCACAGAAGAGATGCTGGTCACGGATTTGACCCGCCTTCTTCAGGAGCGACACCTCATCCGGGCTCCTGTTGTGAGGGGGAAAATTCTGGTCGGCATTGCGTCCAGACGGGATGTGGTTTTCGGCTACCTGAAGGCGACGGCCAAGTATTGGTGGCCAGGAAAGGGGGGCAGCGGATAG